The stretch of DNA GTGCCGCAACGACCGACATCGGCGCTTGTCAATAGTGAAGGAAGCGCCTGTGCCGCAGCACTTTCTTTAATTCCCTCATGCGACGATCAACGCGCGATCAGTGTCGTTGCGACTCAATGATGCCGCAAAAAGGCCGTGCGCTCGGACTCTGAGTCGCAGAGTTTGGCAATAAAAAAATTTTCGTGGTCACAGCGTTGGCGTCTCGTCGGCGCTCGCCAAAACCGAACTTCCAGGCGAATCGCGACCACCGATTCGGACGCACGCTTTTGGTCGCGATGTGAATATCGGATCGCGATGAACGAGAGATGCGCGCTCGCGCGCATCTCTCGTGGCGTCATCGACGACGAGAGTCGTCCCGTTACGGGACGCTTTAGATACCGAGCTTCGCCTTCAGGAGATCATTCACAGCCTGCGGATTGGCCTTGCCGCCGGACTGCTTCATCACCTGGCCGACGAACCAGCCGGCGAGTTGCGGCCTGGCTTTCGCCTGCGCGACCTTGTCCGGATTGGCCGCGATGATGTCGTCGATGACCTTCTCGATCGCGCCCAAATCCGTGACCTGCTTCATGCCGCGTGCTTCGACCAGCTCGCGCGGGTCGCCGCCTTCCGTCCAGACGATCTCGAACAGGTCTTTTGCGATCTTGCCTGATATCGTGCCCTCGCCGATCAGGTCGACGATCGCAGCCAGTTGCGCCGCCGACACCGGCGAGTCCGTGATGCCATGGCCTTCCTTGTTGAGACGGCCGAACAGCTCGTTGATCACCCAATTGGCCGCGAGCTTGCCGTCGCGCGCCTTGTCGGCAAGACCTGCCAGCACGGTTTCGTAGAACTCCGCGCTCTCGCGCTCGGCCACCAGCACGCCGGCATCGTAAGGCGACAGGCCGAGGCTCTCGATGAAGCGCGCCTTCTTCTGGTCCGGCAGTTCCGGCAGCTTCGACTTGAGCTCGTCGACATAGCCTTGCGTGAACTCGAGCGGCAGCAGGTCCGGATCCGGAAAATAGCGATAGTCATGCGCTTCTTCCTTGGAGCGCATCGAGCGCGTCTCGCCCTTGTTCGGGTCGAACAGCCGCGTTTCCTGGTCGATCGTGCCGCCATCCTCGATGATCTCGATCTGGCGCCGCGCCTCGTACTCGATCGCCTGGCCGATGAAGGTGATCGAGTTCATGTTCTTGATCTCGCAGCGGGTGCCGAGCGGCCCGCCGGGCTTGCGCACGGAAACGTTCACATCGGCGCGCAGCGAGCCCTTCTCCATGTCACCGTCGCAGGTGCCGAGATAGCGCAGGATCGAACGCAGCTTCGTTACATAGGCCTTGGCCTGTTCGGCATCGCGGATGTCCGGTTTTGATACGATCTCCATCAGCGCCACACCGCAGCGGTTGAGATCGACACAGGACATGGTCGGCGACTGGTCGTGCAGCGATTTGCCGGCATCCTGTTCCAGATGCAGCCGCTCGATCCCGATCGTCGCGGTCTTGCCGCCGTCCAGTTCGACCACGACCTCGCCTTCGCCCACGATCGGCGACTTGTACTGGCTGATCTGGTAGCCCTGCGGCGAATCCGGATAGAAATAATTCTTGCGGTCGAACACCGAGCGCAGGTTGATCTGCGCGTTGAGGCCGAGACCGGTGCGCACCGCCTGACGGACGCACTCTTCATTGATCACGGGCAGCATGCCCGGCATCGCGGCGTCGACCAGCGAGACATGGCTGTTCGGCTCGCCGCCGAATTCGGTCGAGGCGCCCGAGAACAGCTTTGACTTCGAGGTGACCTGGGCGTGAACCTCCAGCCCGATGACGACTTCCCAGTCGCCGGTCTGGCCCTTGATCAGTTTTCCCGGTTTGACTGACACGTTCATCGATGCAGGCTTCCGAACAGGTTGAGATGTGGGACGGCTTGGGCTTCGCGCAACGGATGGCGTCAGTCAAGCCGCGGAAATCGGCGTCCGGATGGTCAGAGACCGCGACAGAACGCCTGGTGCAGGCGGCCCGGCCCACGCCGCTGCACAATATCTCCTGAAGACTTCATTCGCCGCAGCATTGACGCGCAGTAGAATTGTACCGTAGAGGTTGCATGAGGTGGGGGATGAAATGCTTCGTGTTTTGTTTGTAGCGGCCGTCGCCGTCAGTCTTGCGTCGTGTGCAACTCCTTACGCCCAGCAGGGCCTGACTGGCGGCTTCGACGTCCAGGAACTGAGACCGGACGTCTTTCGCGTGAGCTTCCAAGGCAACGGCTACACCACACGCGAGACTGTTCAGGTCTATTGGCTTTATCGCTGCGCCCAACTGGCCATCGAAAAGGGTTTTAACGGATTTGAGATCCTGTCGGACATGCAATTCGTCATGCGGCGTCCGCCGGCGGACGATCGCCAAGGTCCAAGGCTGAGCAGCTCGGTGGCATCGCTCCGCACCAGTATTCCCGTGTCGGCGGACGAAGTCTCCCAGGCCGCGGCGTGGCGGCCCAAGGGCGACCTCGCCAGCCGCTCGGTTGAACCGATCAGGATGGCGCGGGGCGGCGGCGCCCCGATCTTCATCTATACCGGCGGCGGGGCGGCGATCCCCAAACCGGCGATCGAGGGCGATGTGCACTTCCTTGCGACGCCGGTCGTGTCGGCACCGCCAAAAGTGTTCAATGCCAAGGAGTTGCTCAGCCAGCTGGAGCCGCTCGTCAAGGCCGAGAAATGCGGCGTCGGCAATGTGTGTCCGCACGTGCATGAGTATTTGCTGCCGAAAGGAAAGCTGCGGTAACGGCCGGTAGCGACCGGCCGTTCACCGCGCCGAACCGGCACTGAGCAGCGCGGACACGATCCGCTCCCATTCGGCTTCCAGAGAATCCTTTGCCACCGGCTGGCCGGCCTGGCGGTACCAGTAGCCGGCATTGCCAAGATCGCCTTCCACCCGGTGCAGGTAGGCATGCACCCAGGCCGAATTCACGTCACTCTCGTCCTGCACGATCTTGTGCGCACGATCCCAGTCGCCCTTGGCGGCCCACCATAACGCAGCCAGCGGTGGTTCCAGGCCAGGCGCCGGCGCAGCGTCCGCGAGAGTGGCGCGGAAATCCGCCATCGCTACCACCACCTCTGTGGCGTGAACCGGCCGGCCGCCTGCTCCACGACTTCGCCGAGCGAGAACAGCGTCTCCTCGTCGAACGGACGGCCGATTAGTTGCAGGCCGAGCGGCAGGCCTTGTGCGTCCTTGCCGGCCGGCACCGCGATGCCCGGCAGTCCCGCCATGTTCACCGTCACCGTAAAAATGTCGTTGAGATACATCTCGACCGGATCGGCGCCGCCCTTCTCGCCGACGCCAAAGGCCGCCGACGGCGTCGCCGGCGTCAGGATCGCGCTGACGCCTTTTGCAAAACAGTCCTCAAAATCCTTCTTGATCAGGGTGCGGACTTTTTGCGCGCGCAGGTAATAGGCGTCGTAATAACCGGCCGACAACACATAGGTGCCGATCATGACGCGGCGGCGCACTTCGTCGCCAAAGCCTTCGGCGCGGGTGTTCTCATACAGTTCGCCGATCGAGCGGCCGGGCACGCGCAGGCCGTAGCGCACGCCATCGTAGCGCGCGAGGTTGGACGAGGCTTCCGCCGGCGCCACGATGTAATAGGCCGGCAGCGCGTATTTGGTATGCGGCAGCGACACCTCGACCAGTTCGGCACCGGCTGCCTTCAGCCACGCCGCGCCTTCGGCCCAGAGCTTTTCGATTTCCGCCGGCATGCCGTCGAGGCGGTACTCCTTCGGGATGCCGATCTTCATGCCCTTGACGGATTTCCCAATCGCGGCCTCGTAGTCCGGCACCGCGCGATCGACGGACGTCGTATCCTTCGGGTCATGCCCCGCCATCGAGCGCATCAGGATCGCGGCATCGCGCGTGGTGCGCGCGATCGGCCCTGCCTGGTCGAGCGAGGACGCGAACGCCACGATGCCCCAGCGCGAGCAGCGGCCATAGGTCGGCTTGACGCCGACGGTCGCGGTGAAGGCTGCAGGCTGGCGGATGGAGCCGCCTGTGTCGGTCGCGGTCGCGCCCATGCAGAGCAGCGCCGCCACGGCGGAAGCCGATCCGCCCGACGAGCCGCCCGGCACCAGCGTGGTGTTGGAACCTTCGCGCCGCCATGGATTGACCACCGGGCCGAAGCACGAGGTCTCGTTCGACGAGCCCATCGCGAACTCGTCGTTGTTGAGCTTGCCGAGCATCACCGCGCCGTCGCGCCAAAGCTGCGAGGTCACGGTGGATTCGTAAGGCGGCACGAAATTGCCGAGGATCTTCGAGCACGCAGTGGTGCGCACGTCTTTCGTCGCGAAAAGGTCCTTGATGCCGAGCGGAATACCGGCGAGCGGCCCACCCTCGCCCTTGGCGATCTTCGCGTCGATCGCGCGCGCCATGGCGCGCGCCTGATCCGGCGTTTCCAGCACGAAGGCGTTGAGCGAACGCGCCGCCTCGATTGCCGCGAGATGCGCATCCGTCAGTTCCAGCGAGGTGAAAGACTTGCTCGCGAGGCCGGCTTTGGCCTCGGCGATCGTCATCGATGTCAGGTCGGTCATTTATTGATCGGGCTGCAGAAGAAGGGAGAGAGCGTCTTGTCGTTGGCGGGATTATTCGATTCCTGGGCGCGCGCCTTGTCGGCGGCCTCGAGCTGGTCGAGCACGGCGTCAACAGCCTTGTCGGGATCGGCGGCCTTGCCCTGCCGCGCCATCGCGTCGAGGTAGTTCATGTAGGCCTGATAGGCCTTTTCATCGTCGCAGAGCAGACACATCGGACTTCCGATCTCTAGAAAGAATTACTCGACCACCTTCGGCACCAGGAAGAAATGGTTTTGCGTTTCCGGCGCATTCCCAACGATGTCGTCGGGGATCTCGCCGTCATTGACCACGTCGGCCCGCTTCTTCATTTCCATCGGGGTCACCGAGGTCATCGGTTCGACGCCGTCGACGTTCACCTCCGAAAGCTGCTCCACGAAAGCCAGCATGGCGTTCAGCTCGCCCTGCAGATGGGGAACTTCGGCCTCGGTGACCGCAATTCGCGCGAGCTGCGCGATGCGGCGGACGGTGGCAGCATCAACGGACATAAATATAGGCCTCAAATGGAGAATTCGCATCTGCCGTATAGCAGACGCGGCTTTTGCGCCGCAACCGCGGGAACAGGCGGAGCCGGCTTGGGGACCCGCCTTTTGGAGATCAAAAGTCGACCCGGCCCCGACGCACCAGATTTTGAGCGCCTAGCGCCCGTTTCCTGCGCAAACCAGCCCTGACGAAACCATTTTTGCCGCCTTACGTAGTCGTCTTGAAACAGTCGGGGGATGTAGTCGCGGCCAGAAGATCGGGAGGCCGTGTCATGTCCATCCAAAATGACAGCGCCGGATCGGAAAGCTGGGATCCTGCCCTCTGGTCCATCGGGACCGTGCTTGGCGTCGCGATCGTCTACCTCGCCTGCTTAACCTGACCAACGGGAGGGAGAGCCATGTCTCAGGCCCAGGCTAAAATCCTGCAGGAAAAGGCGGAAATGTTCGAGCGCCGCGCGGAAAGCGCGACCGATCCGATCTCAAAGCAGCACTACAAGGAGATGGCGGCGCATTACAGGTCGCTGGCGGTTGAACATCTTGAGGTCCATCGCGACGAACCGGCACACTAGCCCGGAGGCCCCGCGCATCTTATGCGGTGGCCGGTTCGGCCGAGAGCTTTCAGCCCAAGCCGCAGCCACCCTCGCGTCGCCAACAGACGCCAAAAAACCAACGTGACTTCCTGCAGCAGCCCCACACCTCGAGAATTTGAGATTTGTGTCGTCTCCGGTATCGTGGACCTCGGATTTCGAGGCTGACCGGTCAGTCGCTCGCCGTGACAAACAAGAAGACCAAAAGAACCCGGAGGGCGCAGGATGGATTTCATTGAAGCCAACGGCGTCGGGCTGCGCTGCGAGCTGAGCGGCGAAGGCGACCGCACGCTGGTGCTGGTTCACGAAATGGGCGGCTCGCTGGAGAGCTGGGACGAGGTCGCGCCAAGGTTCGCGAAATCGCGTCGCGTGCTGCGCTACGACACCCGTGGCGCCGGATTGTCGCAGAAGGTGCGCGGCGAGCTTACCCTCGATACGATGGCCGACGACATCGCAGCCCTGCTCGATCATTTTGGGATCGCCGGCAAGGTCGCGCTGGCAGGGATCGCCGTCGGCGGTGCGATCGCCCTGCACTTCGCAGCCCGATACAGCGAGCGCACCAGCGCCGTTGCGGTCGGCAGCCCGGCTACCGGCATCGCAGCGGAGCGTCGTGCGGCGGCGCTGGAGCGCCTCGTACGAATCGAAGCCGCCGGCATGGCGGTCGCGGTCGAGGATTCGATGTTGAACGGCTACGCGCCGGAGTTTCGCGGCGACATCAAACGGTTCGAGCGCTTCCGAACGCGATGGCTCGGCAACGATCCCTCAAGCTATGCGACGATCTGGCGAATGCTGGCCGCAGCCGACATGCAGGACGAACTCGCTCGCCTGACTTGCCCGGTCCTCGTGATCGGCGGCAGCCTGGATCGCGTACGCCCGCCGCCGCTGGCGCAAGGCGTGGCCAAAGCCATCCCCGGTGCCCGCTACGTCGAAATCCGCACCGGGCACTACATGGCGGTGCAAACGCCCGATCTGCTCTCCGATTGCATCGACGAGTTCCTGCGATCGGTCGACGCCTGATCGAACCTGACTATTCCCCAACAGTCCCAAGGTCTTCCCATATGAACCCGCAACCAGCAGCGCAGATTCCCGGCGTCTATCATCGCAGGATCGGGGACATTGTCGTCACCACTATCAGTGACGGCTATCTGGACGGCACCCTCGAGGTGATGCGCAATGTCGATGTCGAGAAGGCCCGCCACATTCTGACCGACGCGTTCCGTCCGGCGCGGCGAACCAGCGTCAACACCTTCCTGATCCACTCAAAAGGGCGCACCGCGATCGTCGACACCGGATCGGGCAACTATTTGCAGCCCACCGCCGGCTTCGTTCAGCGCAACCTCGCTTCCGCCGGGATCGATCCGACGACGATCGATACGGTGTTGCTGACCCACATGCATCCGGATCATTCCGCCGGCCTGACCGACATGTCGAACGGGCAGCTGCTGTTTCCGAACGCGGAACTTGTGATGCACGAGAACGAGCTGGCGCATTGGTTCGACGACGGCGCGATGGCGAAGGTCGACGAGCGATCGGCACAACTCTATTTTCTGGCCGGTCGTGAACAGGTCGCGCCCTACAAGAACCGGACGCGATTGTTCAGGGAGGGTGAGGTGTTTCCCGGCGTGACCGCGGTGCCGAGCCTCGGGCATACGCCGGGCCACACCGCCTATCTCGTCGCATCGGGCAACGATCAGTTGATGATCTGGGGCGACACGGTGCACGTGCCGGAGGTGCAAACCGCCTTTCCCGAAGCCGGCATGGCCTTCGACACCGATCTCGCCGCAGCCGCGGCCGCGCGAAAGCGCATGTTCGATCGCGTCTCCGCCGACGGTATTCTCATAGCCGGGATGCACCTGCATTTCCCGGCGTTCTCGCGGCTGGCACGGCGAGGCGAAGCCTACGCGCTTTATCCCGAGGCCTGGGTTCACGCGCTGTAGCGGCTCAAAGCCGGCACCGCGCTATCCGCCCAACGCGCCGAGCCGCGCCAGCGCGGCGCCCGCAAGCGCACGGGTCAGCTCTGCCGCCGGCATCTCGCGGCCCATCCGCACCGCCTGGCCGGCCCAGAGATTGGTGAAATCGACCTTGCCGAGCTTTTCGGCCGCCGCCTTCAGCGGCCCCAGCGCCGTGGCGGCGTGCGGGAACGCCGGCGCGTCCGGCGAGATTGGGCCAACCTCGCGCATGACGCGGTTGGCGACGCCCCTTGCAGGCCGCCCGGTCATAACATTGGTGATGACGGTGGAATCGTCATGCGCCTGCGCCAGCGCCGTGCGCGCAGGTCCGATCACCTTCGATTCCGGGCAGCGCAGATAGGCGCTGCCGATCTGCACGCCGGATGCGCCCAGCGCGAACGCTGCCGCGATGCCGCGCCCGTCGGCAATACCGCCGGCTGCGATCACCGGCACCCTCACCGCATCGACCACCTGCGGCACCAACGCAAACGTGCCGGGCTGCTGGGCGATATTGTCGGTCAGGAACATGCCGCGATGGCCGCCCGCCTCGGCGCCTTGCGCGATGATGACGTCGGCGCCGTTCTCCTCCAGCCAGATCGCTTCCTTCACGATCGTCGCCGACGACATCACGATGCAGCCGGCCGCCTTGACGCGCTTGACCAGCGCCGCATCCGGCAAGCCGAAATGGAAGCTCACCACTTCCGGCTTCAACTCCTCGACGACAGCGCACATCGCCTCATCGAACGGCGCGCGGTTGGCGGCGTTGACGGGTGCGGCGGGATCGAGCGCCAATTCTTTGTAGTAAGACCCGAGCCTGGCCTTCCATCCGGCTTCGCGCGCCGGATCGGCATCGACCGCCTTGTGACAGAAGAAGTTCATGTTGACGGGTGCCGTAACCCGCTGGCGGATGATGCTGACCTGCTCGCGGGCTTTCTCGGCCGAAATCATCGCGCAGGGCAGCGAACCCAGCGCCCCGCCCTGCGCCGCCGCGATCACCAGTTCGGCGTCCATGATGCCGGCCATCGGCGCCAGCACGATCGGAAATTCGGTCTTGAAGAGGTCGATGATCCGGCGGTCTGGCCACATGGTTCTGCTCGCTTGAATGAATTGAAGGGACGTAAAGATCAGGCAGCGAAGGAGTTCCGCCGCCCGCCCAGTATCTGCTCTGCCTCGGTGACGATCCTGTCAACGATCTCGGCCGCTGGCGGGATATCATGGATCAGCCCGACTGCTTCACCTGCGATGACGGCGGCGATATCGAAATCGCCTTGCGGCCTTCGCCGCC from Bradyrhizobium sp. AZCC 1693 encodes:
- the gatB gene encoding Asp-tRNA(Asn)/Glu-tRNA(Gln) amidotransferase subunit GatB; its protein translation is MNVSVKPGKLIKGQTGDWEVVIGLEVHAQVTSKSKLFSGASTEFGGEPNSHVSLVDAAMPGMLPVINEECVRQAVRTGLGLNAQINLRSVFDRKNYFYPDSPQGYQISQYKSPIVGEGEVVVELDGGKTATIGIERLHLEQDAGKSLHDQSPTMSCVDLNRCGVALMEIVSKPDIRDAEQAKAYVTKLRSILRYLGTCDGDMEKGSLRADVNVSVRKPGGPLGTRCEIKNMNSITFIGQAIEYEARRQIEIIEDGGTIDQETRLFDPNKGETRSMRSKEEAHDYRYFPDPDLLPLEFTQGYVDELKSKLPELPDQKKARFIESLGLSPYDAGVLVAERESAEFYETVLAGLADKARDGKLAANWVINELFGRLNKEGHGITDSPVSAAQLAAIVDLIGEGTISGKIAKDLFEIVWTEGGDPRELVEARGMKQVTDLGAIEKVIDDIIAANPDKVAQAKARPQLAGWFVGQVMKQSGGKANPQAVNDLLKAKLGI
- a CDS encoding CC0125/CC1285 family lipoprotein produces the protein MLRVLFVAAVAVSLASCATPYAQQGLTGGFDVQELRPDVFRVSFQGNGYTTRETVQVYWLYRCAQLAIEKGFNGFEILSDMQFVMRRPPADDRQGPRLSSSVASLRTSIPVSADEVSQAAAWRPKGDLASRSVEPIRMARGGGAPIFIYTGGGAAIPKPAIEGDVHFLATPVVSAPPKVFNAKELLSQLEPLVKAEKCGVGNVCPHVHEYLLPKGKLR
- the gatA gene encoding Asp-tRNA(Asn)/Glu-tRNA(Gln) amidotransferase subunit GatA, translating into MTDLTSMTIAEAKAGLASKSFTSLELTDAHLAAIEAARSLNAFVLETPDQARAMARAIDAKIAKGEGGPLAGIPLGIKDLFATKDVRTTACSKILGNFVPPYESTVTSQLWRDGAVMLGKLNNDEFAMGSSNETSCFGPVVNPWRREGSNTTLVPGGSSGGSASAVAALLCMGATATDTGGSIRQPAAFTATVGVKPTYGRCSRWGIVAFASSLDQAGPIARTTRDAAILMRSMAGHDPKDTTSVDRAVPDYEAAIGKSVKGMKIGIPKEYRLDGMPAEIEKLWAEGAAWLKAAGAELVEVSLPHTKYALPAYYIVAPAEASSNLARYDGVRYGLRVPGRSIGELYENTRAEGFGDEVRRRVMIGTYVLSAGYYDAYYLRAQKVRTLIKKDFEDCFAKGVSAILTPATPSAAFGVGEKGGADPVEMYLNDIFTVTVNMAGLPGIAVPAGKDAQGLPLGLQLIGRPFDEETLFSLGEVVEQAAGRFTPQRWW
- the gatC gene encoding Asp-tRNA(Asn)/Glu-tRNA(Gln) amidotransferase subunit GatC, which translates into the protein MSVDAATVRRIAQLARIAVTEAEVPHLQGELNAMLAFVEQLSEVNVDGVEPMTSVTPMEMKKRADVVNDGEIPDDIVGNAPETQNHFFLVPKVVE
- a CDS encoding alpha/beta fold hydrolase; the protein is MDFIEANGVGLRCELSGEGDRTLVLVHEMGGSLESWDEVAPRFAKSRRVLRYDTRGAGLSQKVRGELTLDTMADDIAALLDHFGIAGKVALAGIAVGGAIALHFAARYSERTSAVAVGSPATGIAAERRAAALERLVRIEAAGMAVAVEDSMLNGYAPEFRGDIKRFERFRTRWLGNDPSSYATIWRMLAAADMQDELARLTCPVLVIGGSLDRVRPPPLAQGVAKAIPGARYVEIRTGHYMAVQTPDLLSDCIDEFLRSVDA
- a CDS encoding MBL fold metallo-hydrolase, producing the protein MNPQPAAQIPGVYHRRIGDIVVTTISDGYLDGTLEVMRNVDVEKARHILTDAFRPARRTSVNTFLIHSKGRTAIVDTGSGNYLQPTAGFVQRNLASAGIDPTTIDTVLLTHMHPDHSAGLTDMSNGQLLFPNAELVMHENELAHWFDDGAMAKVDERSAQLYFLAGREQVAPYKNRTRLFREGEVFPGVTAVPSLGHTPGHTAYLVASGNDQLMIWGDTVHVPEVQTAFPEAGMAFDTDLAAAAAARKRMFDRVSADGILIAGMHLHFPAFSRLARRGEAYALYPEAWVHAL
- a CDS encoding NAD(P)H-dependent flavin oxidoreductase, with amino-acid sequence MWPDRRIIDLFKTEFPIVLAPMAGIMDAELVIAAAQGGALGSLPCAMISAEKAREQVSIIRQRVTAPVNMNFFCHKAVDADPAREAGWKARLGSYYKELALDPAAPVNAANRAPFDEAMCAVVEELKPEVVSFHFGLPDAALVKRVKAAGCIVMSSATIVKEAIWLEENGADVIIAQGAEAGGHRGMFLTDNIAQQPGTFALVPQVVDAVRVPVIAAGGIADGRGIAAAFALGASGVQIGSAYLRCPESKVIGPARTALAQAHDDSTVITNVMTGRPARGVANRVMREVGPISPDAPAFPHAATALGPLKAAAEKLGKVDFTNLWAGQAVRMGREMPAAELTRALAGAALARLGALGG